The segment AAAATGGTGGTTGGCCAGCCCTGGGAATGCAGCTATACCCAGATCCTGGGGATCACACACATCCCTGATACCAAACCACTGGTTGGGAACAGATGTCACCTACCTCTTGGACTGTCTGTGCAGGGTGAATCCGGAGGTTGATTATGGCCTGGGCCATCGGGGGGATGACATTCATCTGGAGAGAGAATCACAAACCCTGGCCTGAGCCACAGAAGCTCCAacctctgcccccgccccgcccccccaaagGCCAACTACCACCagtagagaaagaggaagccaaTTTGATTGAAAGGTCCAGGGCTTCATTTTTAGTTGGCCCTTGTCTCCTCTGGGCCCTTGACAAGTGGTTATGTTCAGAACTAGAGGTGTGTCTGTGCATTAGGCCAGATCTCCATGCTTCTTGGTCCCGGTAGGTTTCACTGAGAACTTCTCAGAGCAAGACTGTTTTCTCCAAGACCACACAGACCTCTCTCTTCTGGCCCCATGCAGCACCACTGGCACTGTGTGCCCTGGATATGCCTCTTGCACTTTACTGCTTACTCAGGCCAGGGCACCCAGAGCCTCTGCAGGCCCCCGTCACGGTGTGTTTGAACCCCGAAGGGGATGATGATAGTGATTTCCCACTTCTAATTGCAAAATTTGATTCTGTTCTCTGCTTGATCAGGAAGAACCCAAGACTAATCAGAGAAGAGAATTAGACTCTGAgtggatttttttcctcagaggcCATAATAGAACGGACTCCAACTCTGAATCTTTCTTTGAACTGGTTTGGTGCAAAAAAGCACTAGACCAGGAGCAGGAGAGCTGGGCTATTACAAATTAGCCGTGTGATTTTGAATAATTATGAcctgtttgtgtctctgtttcCCGACTGGCAATGGGGATGATGGTACCAGGAGGGCTGTGAACAGGATCAAATGGAATAACAAATGTGACAATGGACAGATAAAAATTTTATGGACAGATAAAATGACATTCACATGCAAGGacacagtattattattatttcagtgaACACTCTAGACAGCTGGTGAAGACAGCTCAGGTCTGGCTGACACTCTGTCCAGTTAAGTAATGGCAGGAATTGAGGTGCCATTCATTGTACTCAACCTGGGCTCCAGATGACCAGACCTCCACAAGGCCATCCTGTATGCTAGGTAAAGGTGGCATTCCTTAAAGTAGTGCTGGTAGTCATTGGGAACAGTCTCACTTCTCTCAAGATTTCAGAAAGTCATAGGCCCAAGCTAACCagtgtggctgtggctgtggttTGTTCCTTTAAACAGAGATGCCCCTTAGTGGCCAATCCAACTGGAAGTAGACCAATTTGCCAAAAAGTagttcttggaaaagaaaaatctatcaaaGTAATAATTcactcaaaatttatttctacGAGTGAACTTCATGTTTGTTAAGACTACCCAGTATTTAGTGTGTTTTGGGAAATGACTAATATCTGCCTTTAGATGTTGTATATGTAGATTTTATAAATTGTGAGTGAGTTTCTCTCTTTTGACTCAGGGGAGCATGAAGGGAAAATACATTAATCAGTCATTAAATTTGTTAGATGAATAAATCTTCCAAAGTGTGATAAAGAGTAATCAAAAGATCCTTGATAGGTAGGAAAGTTAGAACCTTAGGCTACATGACCAAAATGCTAGGTAAATATGTAACAAGTTGAATGAGTATagttcacaaaaattaacttccaAATAACTCCCCTTCATACtagtataattttctttaatggtttttttttaaggagtacAGACACAAGGCAGCTGAGAGGGGCCATGGACACTCCCTAAAAGGCACATGTACAAAATCTGGCCAGCAATTTCAGAGGGTTTGTAGACCTCGGTTGGTACACTTGCTCTTGAGGATTACCCACCTGATAGCACTGTACAGTTCAGCCCTGGGCCTTCCTATTATTCAAACTATaatcagagaaggaagaaggggccAGGAAATAAAGCCAAAGGATGGAGGGGCGGGTGTAGGGAGGGAAAGGTGTAGGGGATGATCTAGGAGATGTTACCTTGACTCCTGCATTGAACATGGTGAGTGCCATCGTGGTCCTGACCAGTGCATTGGTTATGTAATTCCTCTCCATTAACCTAAAGCCAAAAGACTAAGGTCAGACATTAGGAACAACTTTCCAATGTGGAGAAAGAATGGGTTGGAAGATCACCCACTTTCCTGAATCTTGAAGACCTTTAAGACTAGGAGGGACATCCTATATATGGATTAGATGTAGCATTTGGTGGCTAAGGGATGATTAGCTAAGCCAGGGAGAGGGGACTGAGTAGGTTTGGTTTGGaggatgagagagaaggaaagataaaacttTACCTGCTTACAAGGGGCCCAAACAGCCATAGGTTTCTCAAGACAATATTGGCAGGAAAAGGGAACTGAAAAGCAAGAAACCAGGTCATCAGGATTTCTGAGGGGTCAGCATAACAGGGTCACTGTACCTGAGGCTCAAGTCTTTCCCTGCTTTAGATCTGCCTCGAGGGCCCTCAGTGGCAGCCTCAAGGATGATTGAGAACCGGCTCCCGAAGGGTGCCTGGATGTGTCAGGTCTTAGGGTCTCAGAGAAGCACCAACACCCCCGGGAAGAAGTCAGATCCTATGTCTCGGCTCAGCCTCTAGCTGAAAATAGGTGAGCATGTGCATAGCACGGGTCAGCAGTGGGCTCTTCTTCTGTTCTGGAAACTACTTTtctgcccttctttctttctcttccacagCTGACCAGGGGTAGTGAGGCTCCTTTCCCTACCTCATTTGCCAGTTCCTGCAATGTCGTTTTCAATGGCCCACTTCCAAACATGTTCGGCAGTGGTGTCTGCTCCAGGctggaagagaaagggaattcTCAGGACTTTCCCCAACCCCAGTTAAAGATCAGCAATctgaagggaagaagaagggagacAGGGTTTTTCAGCAGGTCTGGCCAGGAGGTCTGCCATTTACCTTCTATTACCACCGATCCACCTGTTTGGAGATCTCAAAACACAAGCAGGATTACTTCTAGATGCTGTCCCTATCTACCAAGGCCAAGTTGGCACCACTCCTTGTCACCTACCACACTGTAGCAGAATTATCAGTCTCTGCTGTAactgtgagttccttgaggaaAGGGGCTGTCTGTTTCTTTCTACTGCTATATGCCCATCACTGGGCACAAAGCCTTAAACATTGGTAGAGAATACCCATATTTAACTGAATTAATATAGTTCTTCTTCCCACTTTGCTAAGAAAACCCAGCTGGAGGTAAGCTTTGCTGTTACAGACCTTGCTGTGCTCACCCACAGCCTGCAGCCCTTACATCCTGACCTAGCTTTTATGGGCCAGCTCTTGCTTACAATATGGGTAGATCCTTTtctgacccctgacccctgccTGGGTACTGGTGGCTCTGTCCTTCCTGCAGCCCCCATTGTGGTTTCTCAGCCCAGCTTCAGGGCAGGAAGCTTAGCCTCTTCAAACCCAAAGTGGGAAAGGGCCAGGTCCTCCATCCCGAGTCTGGCAAGGGAGCAGGGCCCATGTTGCTTACCGGCTGATAGCAGCTGCGAGGATGCCAATGCTTGTCTCCTTGGGGGGAGCTGAGGAGTGGCCTGGAGTCATGTTTACTTGCAGCCTGAGGTTAATCCCACCCTTCTCTGAGACTGCGATCCTGCAGCAGAGATCAGAGAGGGTCCTCCTGACTTCCTCCCACCTTGAATTATCCCATGAGCCCATGAGCCCACCTGCACAGTGGTCTGCTGGTCTAGCAGCTTGGCttcataatgctttaaaaaatctacacttgaagagaaagggaagggggagcCCAAAACTGGTCCGAGTTCAGGGCCAGAGGAGTAAAATAAAGAGTTGTCTCAGTATGGCTTACAGATGCCAGGCTGCGGTCATCTGAAGTGTGGTGAGAACACCTTCTAAGGTGGGGGATAGGGTACTGTACTCACATGGCAAAGGGCTTCTTGAGGTAGGGAATGAAACCATCCAAGATGAAGTTACCCTCGTCCACAATGAAGGCTAGCTTGACACCCCTTGCCTGTAGCAGGGCTGAGATCTTCTGAGCCCCATTCTGTCCTGACACCTGCAGACATTGAACCCATGGCCATTGTCCTTCTCAGACAGACCTCTAATAGCTAATGGAGACCCATTGAACATAGCTAGGAGCTCCAGAATCTCCCTGCCCTGTCTCCATCCTgcggggtgagggagggagaggaaggggcctAGACAGTCTTGCTTCACAGAACCCTGGAGAGTCACAGCTGGAAGGGCCAAACtgccctcatttcacagatgaagtgaCAGGCCCAGGGTCAAAGTAAGTGACATCACTGGAAATAAAACATTGATTCCTTGCTCCCTGTTGGTTCTCTTACTATCACACCCATGTTTCTCAGAGTGTCACTGCTGCCTCAGATAATACCAGAGAGtttgttaaaaattcagatcTATGCCTatcactaaatgaaagaagtcaatctgaaaaaggctatatactggatgactttctggaaaaggcaaaactagggACATAGTAAAAAAATCCGTGGTTTCCAGGGattgggaaagggagagggggatgaataggcagagcacagaggatgtttagggcagtgaaactccTCTTTATGAAACTATAATGGTGGATCCATGTCACTATACAATTGACCAAGTCCACAGAATGGATGCCCAGAGTAAGCCCTAATGTAAACTAGGGCTGTGGGGAGTTATGATGTATCAATGTAGGTTCTTCAGTTGTAACAAATACCCCTCTGGTGGGGATGCTGACAatggggaggctgtgcatgtatGGTAGGGGCATAAGGGAAGTCTCTCTACCTTCTCAGTTtcactgtgaacctaaaattgctctaaaaaataaaaataaaaaaacctttaaaaacaaattcaaatttgtGGCACCGGgtctgggaatctgcattttggtCAAGGGCCTTAGATAGTTCCGGCGTGTGGATACCCATAGGAATTGGCAAACCACCACACCATATTCTGGAGGCCCTACAGCTGGGGAGCAAACTGGACTAGACTGcacccctccactcccaccctaAAGAGGGGTTTTAGAGATGGTTTATGGGGTGAAGAGGTTGTACCTCCTCATCATGGCCCAGAGCAATAAAGAAAGATCTTCGGGGGATGTAGTTTCTGATCAGCAGGAGCTCCAGGGCCTGCAGAATTGCCTGGGGGTAGAAGCACAAGGGAAGAGGGAATATCAAGGCATCAGTAACATTCAGCTGCCTGCATCAGGGCTGGTGGGGCTAGCATCAGGCTCTCTTTAAAGAGAACAAATTCAAGTGGCCCCTGGGGGATGGGATGTGAGGAAGCATAAGCTCCTTTACCACCTGGAGAAAAGCATAAATGTATCAGTGTCAGAGCTGAAAGGGTCCCTGGATATCACGTACTCTAGTCCTTATTTCATAGTTGAGAAATCGAGACCCAGAAAAGGATAGTAACCAAGTGATAGCTGGAACATCTCCTGAAGCCAAGGTTCTTTCTACCATAACCTCCCGCCTCCCAGGGGTCAGCAGAACATCCCCATCCTGGGTGAATCCTTAGTGCcccaaagcagagaaaacaagGCATTGCACACCATCAAAGAGTTCTTGTTGTCCAGTGTGCCTCGGCCATGGATGAAGCCATCATGCTCCAACCCAGAGAACGGAGGCACCTCCCAGCCTTCATCAGGGGCAGGCACCACATCACTGTGAGCCATCAGCATGTAGGGCTGCAAGCTGGGGTCCGAGCCTTGGACAGTGAACAGGTGGCTGTACTCTCCTATGACTTCATGTTGGATAAACCTAGTTTTGAAAATTGTAGGAAAGACTGGAGACAAAGggatgaaagaggagagagaaagtcagaTTTAACaatttcctttggttttcttaCGATTTGATAGAAAATGtccacctgtccccccacccctttttaaaaaggtgtagTGTCCTATAGGAAGCCTTCTGGAACAAAGCCAGTCTGATTCCTGATTTGCACGGACAATCTCTAAAATTCCTCTTCCTCATATTTAAATGTGCTACTACTACGTGACAATGTGCATATCAAGATTCCATCATGGTAACAGCTAATAGATCAAGATCTGGCTTGGTCTGATCTGTAACATGCACATCACAAGTATCTGCTGCAGGACTATACAGATGACGAGTGtgtgttaaattttaaatatactagtCCCCAATATCCAAATTACTTGGAACCAAACATGACCCTTAtattacaaagagagagagagagagagattaaaaaaatactcctgTGTGTGTCATACAGAGGGAAGATTGTTCTGTCTAGCACAAGGCCACACTTACATGTGTGGGTGTGGATTCTCTCAGGGTCAATTACTCAGGTTACAGACAGTGTTAGCGAGGGGGCCACTTGATGTGCCCAGGCCAGCTCCTCCAACCCCAGATAACTTTGGAGgggctgtttttttcttttatttaggaGGAGGGCCTCACTACTCTCCAGGAgctttccatgcagggagtggggagttgcaagtctcctttttcttcttgacCCATCCCTTCTTGGACTCACATGGGGGTGAGGAGCTGATATGACAGCTCAAAGTCGCTGACTGCCTCGAAACGCAGAAACGGGCCTGTAAAGAATCAGGGGAAGGGCCTGCATGGGTGGAGTGTGTACATaggtgtgtaggtgtgtgtatggaggtaggggtgggaggagcaTGGAGTATAGTTCCAGAAGCTTGCACGGGAAGAAGGAATTCCTagtcctatcttttttttttttttcttttttaatttgagtatagttgacacacaatgttaccttagtttTAGGTACACAACTTACTGATTTGACAGGTTTATCTACTATGctgttcaccacaagtatagctaccatctgtccctaTACATGGCTATTAGAATATCACTGACCCTATtctttatgctgtgccttttaattcctttcttaGTCCTAacttttgattatatatttattgactgTTATATATTTAGGGCAAAGATCGGGAGAGTTCAAACTCCAACCCAACAGTGTGCCTTAGTGTTTCAAGGGCCAAATAAATCTATAGTCTCTACCCTGCCTCCATTCTGACTCTTAGAGAGCTTGTATTCCTCCCCACTGTGTATAAACTCAAAATACGCCCACAGAAATTTTTACTGTCCTCTGGTCAGTAACAAAAGAAGCTTCTTTATCACTTTGTAAGAGAACTGTGCTCCCACCCCTTTCCACAGATTGTGGCTGACCTGTACGAATGAATTCTCCAAACTCGGCCAGGGCTGTAGTGTTAATGTCGTCAGGACTGAAAGACACTGTTGGAATCTGGATGGCACCTGTCAGAGACAGAGAGCCATGGGAGAGTACAGTTGATAACAACCACTGGTTTCACCATAGCCCTCTGTGCATAGAGTTCTCTTGCGTTCATGATCTTATTGTGGGAGGCAGAACAATCCTAGGAGGTAGGCACTGCTATTTTCTCTAATTTGAAGGGAGGAAAACAAGCCTAGAGGGGTGAGGGGAGCTGCTCAGGGCTGTCCTGAAATAAGCAGCAGAAATGGGATCTATAAACCCAGGTCTTTCAGGTTTGGTTAGACTAATATGGGTCTTAAAGTCCAAGAtggatgtgggtggggggaggtggacaGGAGTAAATTTTGGACTTTGACCCTAAGTGGGGAGCTGCTATAAATTGTTTCTAAGCCTCATTCTGCCTCTGAAACCATTATCCTTTCAATGAACCAGAGGAGCCCACCATTCTGGGTCCCTACATGAATGAGGCTTTATGTGCAGAGAGTAGGCTTATTCCTCATGGACTGGCTCATCCAGAGTCTCGCTGATTTCTCAGCCAATGCCAGCTTTTTGGGCACATGATGCCTGGGAAGGGGTGGATATAGGAGTTCCCAAACCAACTCCTCAGTCCTCAATAATCTTCTCCACTTTACCCAGATGCCTCAGTTCCTGAATTGCTATTAGGTTTATCCCTTTGAGCCATGAAggctttacacttttttttttaaagattttatttattttttccattagagacacagagagagaaagaggcagagacataggtagagggagaagcaggctccctacaggaagcccgatgtgggactcgatcccgggactccgggaccaggccctgagccaaaggcagatgctcaaccactgagccacccaggagtcctggctTTACACTTTAAAGAGATTCATTATTAAATGCAAACACCAATGGGAGAGGAAATGCAATAAATTATGAGAATGTTTGATTAGATATTCCAAAACACACTAGGAAGAACAAATGCATCTAGGCAGTGCATTTGTCAAGGGTGGGCTGCTGAAAGACGAACTTAGCTCTGTAATCAGTTTTGCTCAGGATCAACCCTACATCACAGCCCACCACATAGATGGGGAAGTCAAGGTTCAGAAAGATGAATCTATAGGAGACAAACTCAAAATCTGAACTCAAATGTTTTGCCTCCTGCTCACAGTTGGAGCAGGAGGCATGTGgctatataggtatatatataggCCGTACAGCATATATAGGCCATATAGCCATATGGTTATAAGGTCCCTACTTTGGGTTCTTTAATTAAGAAAGCTTTTGCTTTCTCCTGGGTGAAAAGACACTGGTGAGCAGCTGCCTACTGGCTTTCAGAGAACTCACTATTTGTTCTATGCTTTGGGAAAGCTCTGCTCTGCCTCCAGACCAATCAATCCCTCAGGCACATGCACAATTTATATTCAATCACGAGGGCTAGCTTTTGATCCCTGCCTCTGGCAGCACATGTTTATGTAGGCagtttcttttaattcattatttaatgaAAGGGGAAAAGACTGGAGCTAAGCCCAATGGTGAGGAGGATCTCATTATCCCATAGGACCTAGTACGCAACAGaacctttcctcttttctcctggAAAATGCAGACTGAGAAGGCAAATGAGTTTTTAACCTTGGTTTGAGGTCTAGGGGAGAGATGTCTTTTAattagaagaggaaatttggaacaTCTCACGCATCTCCTGGTGGAGTTCCCTGGAGCTGGGTGGATCCTACAGGTGATAGATGttatcacccagtgctcactccTTGCTTGTGAGGTCCCTAGGGAAGGTCATTCAATTGACCTAAGCTTCAATTTCCCTCCACTGTAGGTAAGATTAAGATAATTTAGTCtc is part of the Canis lupus dingo isolate Sandy chromosome 38, ASM325472v2, whole genome shotgun sequence genome and harbors:
- the PM20D1 gene encoding N-fatty-acyl-amino acid synthase/hydrolase PM20D1, yielding MAPQCVCVLALAAVLLPGVSTMSTGKGRERHIPSQFNQGERFAMKEALKGAIQIPTVSFSPDDINTTALAEFGEFIRTVFPTIFKTRFIQHEVIGEYSHLFTVQGSDPSLQPYMLMAHSDVVPAPDEGWEVPPFSGLEHDGFIHGRGTLDNKNSLMAILQALELLLIRNYIPRRSFFIALGHDEEVSGQNGAQKISALLQARGVKLAFIVDEGNFILDGFIPYLKKPFAMIAVSEKGGINLRLQVNMTPGHSSAPPKETSIGILAAAISRLEQTPLPNMFGSGPLKTTLQELANEFPFPANIVLRNLWLFGPLVSRLMERNYITNALVRTTMALTMFNAGVKMNVIPPMAQAIINLRIHPAQTVQEVGDIFKNIVADDRVQFHVLTAFDPLPVSPSDHQALGYQLLRQTIQSIFPEVNTIAPGICIGNTDSRHYTNLTTSIYRFNPVYLHPQDFRSIHGINEKISVQAYETQVKFIFEFIQNADTYQEPIPHLHEL